Proteins encoded by one window of Chromobacterium violaceum ATCC 12472:
- a CDS encoding class I SAM-dependent methyltransferase yields the protein MTTLPAASPEALATSQALCGRISQAIAEAGGWIPFSHYMELALYAPGMGYYAAGSRKLGEDGDFVTAPELTPLFGQSLARQLAELLPQTAGAVYEFGAGTGKLAIDLLAELKALNQLPAKYVILDLSPDLIDRQRQNIRAALPHLADRVEWASSLPDAIDGIVIGNELLDAMPCEMVFRDEDRRLRQRGVTVRDGALCYEDRDFADSRLAELAAQLLPDIPRYETEISLANRAFIATVAGALTRGAILMIDYGHAASEYYHPERSMGTLLGHYRHHTVQDPFYLPGLMDLTCHVDFTAVAQSGIDAGLDLIGYTSQAQFLVNCGLIERLQTLDADDVKAYLPIAKAAQRLLSPQEMGETFKAIGFGKGVSIDWLGFARGDRCYTL from the coding sequence ATGACCACCCTACCCGCCGCCAGCCCCGAAGCGCTGGCCACCAGCCAGGCCCTGTGCGGCCGGATCAGCCAGGCCATCGCCGAGGCCGGCGGCTGGATACCGTTCTCGCATTATATGGAACTGGCGCTGTACGCGCCCGGCATGGGCTATTACGCCGCCGGCAGCCGCAAGCTGGGGGAGGACGGCGACTTCGTCACCGCGCCGGAGCTGACGCCGCTGTTCGGCCAGTCGCTGGCGCGCCAGCTGGCTGAGTTGCTGCCCCAGACCGCCGGCGCGGTTTACGAATTCGGCGCTGGCACCGGCAAGCTGGCCATCGACCTGCTGGCCGAGCTGAAAGCGCTGAACCAGCTGCCGGCCAAGTATGTGATCCTCGACCTGTCGCCGGACCTGATCGACCGCCAACGGCAAAACATCCGCGCCGCGCTGCCGCATCTGGCGGACCGCGTGGAATGGGCCAGCAGTCTGCCTGACGCCATCGACGGCATCGTCATCGGCAATGAACTGCTGGACGCCATGCCCTGCGAGATGGTGTTCCGCGACGAAGACCGCCGGCTGCGCCAGCGCGGCGTCACCGTCCGCGACGGCGCCCTCTGCTACGAAGACCGCGACTTCGCCGATTCCCGTCTGGCCGAACTGGCCGCGCAGCTGCTGCCGGACATCCCGCGCTACGAGACCGAGATCAGCCTGGCCAACCGCGCCTTCATCGCCACCGTGGCCGGCGCCCTGACGCGCGGTGCCATCCTGATGATCGACTACGGCCACGCCGCGTCCGAGTACTACCACCCGGAGCGCAGCATGGGCACGCTGCTGGGCCACTACCGGCACCACACGGTGCAGGACCCGTTCTACCTGCCCGGCCTGATGGACCTGACCTGCCACGTCGACTTCACCGCCGTCGCCCAGAGCGGAATCGATGCCGGCCTGGACCTGATAGGCTACACCAGCCAGGCGCAGTTCCTGGTCAATTGCGGACTGATAGAACGGCTGCAGACGCTGGACGCCGACGACGTCAAGGCCTACCTCCCGATAGCCAAGGCCGCGCAGCGGCTGCTGTCGCCGCAGGAGATGGGCGAAACCTTCAAGGCGATCGGTTTCGGCAAAGGCGTTTCCATAGACTGGCTGGGCTTCGCCCGCGGCGACCGCTGCTATACGCTGTGA
- a CDS encoding sensor domain-containing diguanylate cyclase produces the protein MIRPSPALFGSFRLRLAILFGGLFLASALLAAACLDQVLSDRIVRDQGEAMNSLAANIAKAIESNLRERHREVLLLAQTPTYVRVPLDGDDVRQSLERTKQAYKYYAWIGITDAEGKIVSAAGGMLVGQSAAKRPWFIHGRHAPFVGDIHQAVLLAKLLPNRSPQGEPLRFVDFASPVYDPSGKLRGVLATHALWDWVEDIIRERLPARSGLETFIVDRQNNLLSPFEAVGRMQAPAPMPSGQTFRLGPWPGGGNYLYSESRVREAGLDWRVVIRQPRQQALTALNRLRGALMLLGLAASALLMAAVYRLAASFSRPLEQLAGVAERVGRGDEQPDWEIRGGTQELRQLSDAMRNMTATLLARERQLADVNANLEQMVADRTEQLRESNRLLVQKAAQLAQLARNDALTGLHNRMAANEQLQEEHLRHGRSGAPYAVLLLDVDHFKRVNDTHGHDAGDRVLRHIADILRRAARATDFVARFGGEEFLLLLPETDADGAAVLAEKIRASVEQSQAPDVGRVTLSIGLATVVPADSQPEMAVKRADQALYRAKAAGRNRVEAAARED, from the coding sequence ATGATCCGCCCTTCCCCCGCTTTATTCGGCAGCTTCCGCCTGCGGCTGGCCATCCTGTTCGGCGGACTGTTCCTCGCATCGGCGCTGCTGGCCGCGGCCTGCCTCGACCAGGTGTTGTCGGACCGCATCGTCCGGGATCAGGGCGAGGCGATGAACAGCCTGGCCGCCAATATCGCCAAGGCCATCGAAAGCAATCTGCGGGAACGCCACCGCGAGGTGCTGCTGCTGGCGCAAACGCCCACCTACGTCCGGGTGCCGCTGGACGGCGACGATGTGCGCCAGAGCCTGGAGCGCACCAAGCAAGCCTACAAGTACTACGCCTGGATCGGCATCACCGACGCCGAAGGCAAGATCGTTTCCGCCGCGGGCGGCATGCTGGTCGGCCAGAGCGCGGCCAAGCGCCCGTGGTTCATCCACGGCCGGCACGCGCCGTTCGTCGGCGACATCCACCAGGCCGTGCTGCTGGCCAAGCTGCTGCCGAATCGCTCGCCCCAGGGCGAACCGCTGCGCTTCGTCGATTTCGCCTCCCCGGTATACGACCCGTCCGGCAAGCTGCGCGGCGTGCTCGCCACCCACGCGCTGTGGGACTGGGTGGAAGACATCATACGCGAACGGCTCCCCGCCAGATCCGGACTGGAAACCTTCATCGTCGACCGGCAGAACAACCTGCTGTCGCCGTTCGAGGCCGTGGGGCGGATGCAGGCGCCGGCGCCCATGCCTTCCGGGCAGACGTTCCGCCTCGGCCCCTGGCCCGGCGGCGGGAACTACCTGTACAGCGAGTCCCGGGTGCGCGAGGCCGGACTGGATTGGCGCGTGGTCATCCGCCAGCCCAGGCAGCAGGCGCTGACGGCGCTGAACCGCCTGCGCGGCGCGCTGATGCTGCTGGGCCTGGCCGCCAGCGCCTTGCTGATGGCGGCCGTCTACCGGCTGGCCGCCTCTTTCAGCCGGCCGCTGGAGCAACTGGCGGGCGTCGCCGAGCGCGTGGGCCGCGGCGATGAGCAGCCCGACTGGGAAATACGCGGCGGCACGCAGGAGCTTCGCCAGCTGTCGGACGCGATGCGAAACATGACCGCCACCCTGCTCGCCCGCGAGCGCCAGCTGGCCGACGTCAACGCCAACCTGGAGCAAATGGTCGCGGATCGCACCGAACAGCTGCGCGAATCCAATCGCCTGCTGGTGCAAAAGGCCGCGCAGCTGGCGCAACTGGCGCGCAACGACGCGCTCACCGGCCTGCACAACCGCATGGCCGCCAACGAACAGCTGCAGGAAGAGCATCTGCGCCATGGCCGCAGCGGCGCGCCGTACGCGGTACTGTTGCTGGATGTCGATCACTTCAAGCGCGTCAACGACACCCATGGCCATGACGCAGGCGACCGCGTGCTGCGCCACATCGCCGACATCCTTCGGCGCGCGGCCCGCGCCACCGATTTCGTCGCGCGCTTCGGCGGCGAGGAATTCTTGCTGCTGCTCCCTGAAACCGACGCCGACGGCGCCGCGGTGCTGGCGGAAAAAATCCGCGCGTCCGTCGAGCAATCCCAGGCCCCTGACGTCGGCCGGGTCACGCTCAGCATAGGCCTGGCCACCGTCGTCCCTGCCGACTCCCAGCCGGAAATGGCGGTGAAGCGCGCCGACCAGGCGCTGTACCGCGCCAAGGCCGCCGGCCGCAACCGGGTGGAAGCCGCGGCGCGGGAGGACTGA
- a CDS encoding AraC family transcriptional regulator: MDKADRYARRFEKVLDYIASHLDQPLDVERLSQVAHFSRFHFHRQFSAYLGVGVARYILMQRLRRASYWLAFQPQRKITAIALDCGFDNPETFSRAFRQALGRSPSEFRRRPDWPDWHARMTPPVRERVASMEVNIVTVEPVMVAALEHLGPPDRVNDSAQRFIAWRKESGLSPVASSQTYGIAYDNPETSEPQRFRFDICGSVAGPVPANPQGVIVKQIPGGRCAVARHRGSHHDLGDTIWHLYREWLPASGETLRDFPVYFHYLNLASDTPEHLLLTDVHLPLR, from the coding sequence ATGGACAAGGCGGACCGCTATGCGCGGCGTTTCGAAAAAGTGTTGGACTACATCGCCAGCCACCTGGACCAGCCGCTGGACGTAGAGCGGCTGAGCCAGGTGGCCCATTTCTCGCGCTTCCATTTCCACCGTCAGTTTTCAGCGTACCTGGGCGTCGGCGTGGCCCGCTACATCCTGATGCAGCGGCTGCGCAGGGCGTCCTACTGGCTGGCGTTCCAGCCGCAGCGCAAGATCACCGCCATCGCGCTGGACTGCGGTTTTGACAATCCCGAGACGTTTTCGCGCGCTTTCCGGCAGGCGCTGGGCCGTTCGCCCAGCGAATTCCGGCGCCGTCCGGACTGGCCGGACTGGCATGCGCGGATGACGCCTCCCGTCAGAGAAAGAGTGGCAAGCATGGAAGTCAACATCGTCACCGTCGAGCCCGTCATGGTGGCGGCCCTGGAGCATCTGGGGCCGCCGGACCGGGTCAACGACAGCGCGCAGCGCTTCATCGCCTGGCGCAAGGAGAGCGGCCTGTCGCCGGTCGCCAGCAGCCAGACTTACGGCATCGCCTACGACAATCCGGAAACCAGCGAGCCGCAACGATTCCGATTCGACATCTGCGGCAGCGTCGCGGGGCCTGTGCCGGCCAATCCTCAAGGCGTGATCGTCAAACAGATTCCGGGCGGGCGCTGCGCGGTGGCGCGCCACCGAGGATCGCACCATGACCTGGGCGACACGATCTGGCACCTGTACCGGGAGTGGCTGCCGGCCAGCGGCGAGACGCTGCGGGATTTTCCGGTGTATTTCCACTACCTGAACCTGGCCAGCGACACGCCGGAGCATTTGCTGCTGACCGATGTGCATCTGCCCTTGCGCTGA
- a CDS encoding enoyl-CoA hydratase-related protein — protein MQALRIVLLSTAFNGLTQRAWLDLRESGHDPSVVLFTDADEVARKVRQAEPQLVICPFLKDRVPAELWRDSPFPVVIIHPGIVGDRGASALDWAIMKGEKRWGVTALQAVEEMDAGPVWSSREFELPRGIRKSELYNGPVSDAAMYCIRDVVEKFAGGYQPQAVDYADPQVGGRLQPNMKQADRAFDWRAPAAEIKRRIDAADGQPGVLADLAGGRYYVYDAHLDHRSGEPGRILAVHDDAALVACGDASLWIGSLRRQPAPGEETFKRPARHELGGLLDGVPRLEWAVDTHPHCEESYQPIRYREAGRVGELTFEFYNGALSTEQCQRLVRALQWAKRRDTQVLLVRSGRGSFCNGIHLNVIQAADHPGEEAWRNIQAIDDVCLEILTAPQLTVAGVAGNAGAGGVMLALAADVALARQGVVLNPHYQTMGLYGSEYWTYTLPRAVGGEMAARLCGDCLPIGARQAWRLGMVQDIGPRDPDAFGSWLLSTAAAAERTWPEHARRKQELDLGRLQQCRRAELDEMREDMLENRRQFAERCRNFVLKRPACGTPDRLVAGWARADG, from the coding sequence GTGCAAGCCCTGAGAATCGTCTTGTTGTCCACCGCCTTCAACGGCCTGACCCAGCGCGCCTGGCTGGACCTGAGGGAGTCCGGCCACGACCCCAGCGTGGTGCTGTTCACCGACGCCGACGAGGTGGCGCGCAAGGTGCGGCAGGCGGAGCCGCAGCTGGTGATCTGCCCCTTTTTGAAGGACAGGGTGCCGGCCGAGTTGTGGCGCGACAGTCCTTTCCCGGTGGTGATCATCCATCCGGGCATCGTCGGCGACCGCGGCGCGTCGGCGCTGGACTGGGCGATCATGAAAGGGGAAAAGCGCTGGGGCGTGACCGCCTTGCAGGCGGTTGAGGAAATGGATGCCGGGCCGGTATGGTCCAGCCGCGAGTTCGAGCTGCCGCGCGGCATCCGCAAGTCCGAGCTCTACAACGGCCCGGTCAGCGACGCCGCGATGTACTGCATACGCGACGTAGTGGAAAAGTTCGCCGGCGGCTACCAGCCGCAGGCCGTCGATTACGCCGATCCGCAAGTGGGCGGGAGGCTGCAGCCGAACATGAAACAGGCCGACCGCGCCTTCGACTGGCGCGCGCCCGCGGCCGAGATCAAGCGCCGCATCGACGCCGCCGACGGCCAGCCCGGCGTGCTGGCGGATTTGGCCGGCGGCCGCTACTACGTGTACGACGCCCATCTGGATCATCGCAGCGGCGAGCCGGGCCGCATCCTGGCGGTGCACGACGACGCCGCGCTGGTGGCCTGCGGCGACGCCAGCCTGTGGATAGGATCGCTGCGGCGGCAGCCCGCGCCGGGCGAGGAAACCTTCAAGCGGCCGGCCCGCCATGAACTGGGCGGCCTGCTGGACGGCGTGCCCCGGCTTGAGTGGGCGGTGGACACCCACCCGCACTGCGAGGAGAGCTACCAGCCCATCCGCTACCGAGAGGCGGGCCGGGTCGGCGAGCTGACCTTCGAGTTCTACAACGGCGCGCTCAGCACCGAGCAGTGCCAGCGCCTGGTGCGCGCCCTGCAGTGGGCGAAGCGCCGGGACACCCAGGTGCTGCTGGTGCGCAGCGGCCGCGGCAGCTTCTGCAACGGCATCCATCTCAATGTGATCCAGGCGGCCGATCATCCGGGCGAGGAGGCATGGCGCAACATCCAGGCGATAGACGACGTCTGCCTGGAAATCCTGACCGCGCCGCAACTGACGGTGGCCGGCGTGGCCGGCAACGCCGGCGCCGGCGGCGTGATGCTGGCGCTGGCCGCCGACGTGGCGCTGGCGCGCCAGGGCGTGGTGCTGAACCCGCATTACCAGACCATGGGCCTGTACGGCTCGGAGTACTGGACTTACACGTTGCCGCGCGCGGTGGGCGGTGAGATGGCCGCCAGGCTGTGCGGCGATTGCCTGCCGATCGGCGCGCGCCAGGCCTGGCGGCTGGGCATGGTGCAGGATATCGGCCCGCGCGATCCCGACGCCTTCGGTAGCTGGCTGCTGAGCACGGCCGCGGCGGCTGAGCGCACCTGGCCGGAGCATGCCCGTCGCAAGCAGGAGCTTGACCTGGGCCGGCTGCAGCAATGCCGGCGGGCTGAGCTCGACGAGATGCGCGAGGACATGCTGGAAAACCGCCGCCAGTTCGCCGAGCGCTGCCGCAATTTCGTGTTGAAACGCCCCGCCTGCGGCACGCCGGACAGGCTGGTGGCCGGCTGGGCTCGGGCGGACGGCTAG
- a CDS encoding RICIN domain-containing protein codes for MAFSSVPYFITYSQNTTLGIAANDSISGSQLSLKPIQGNFLALFNIDFENGLFGLATSGNNLVIDISDLSSGKPLVLKPYNPGAVSQRWDLYSRPGFIANRQNTNLVIDNQSRGGVGSLIWLYEFNASPAQQWALKPLTSAQKAELVAETV; via the coding sequence ATGGCATTCTCTTCAGTCCCGTACTTCATCACCTATAGCCAAAACACCACCTTGGGCATCGCCGCCAATGATTCGATCAGCGGTTCGCAATTGTCTTTGAAGCCTATCCAAGGCAATTTCCTGGCCCTGTTCAACATCGACTTCGAAAACGGCCTGTTCGGCCTGGCCACCAGCGGCAACAACCTGGTCATCGACATTTCCGATCTGTCCAGCGGCAAGCCGCTGGTGCTGAAGCCCTACAATCCGGGCGCCGTCAGCCAGCGCTGGGATCTTTACTCCCGTCCGGGTTTCATCGCCAACCGCCAAAATACCAATCTGGTCATCGACAACCAAAGCCGCGGCGGCGTCGGCAGCCTGATCTGGCTGTATGAGTTCAACGCTTCGCCAGCTCAGCAATGGGCCCTCAAGCCGCTGACCTCCGCCCAGAAAGCCGAACTGGTAGCCGAAACGGTCTAA
- a CDS encoding LysR family transcriptional regulator — MTLTQLEIFALVAEMQGFTAAAARLGISQSGVSHAVRELERELGVELLQRRQGRVELTDIGRQLLPRASGMLGLAEAMRQEAADARGLRRGTLRIGSFGPTSSMRLLPALLARYRQQYPGIEVHIDEGPDEQVLQWLLERRVDIAFAVLPDPRFVCCPLVEDQMVAVLPAGHRLADRPRVTLAELCGEPFALSGAGSAELVMRLFQAARLQPNIRYRCGQLLSTLDTVARGDAVAIVAELSLPSRPHAEGYVGKPLQPAVRRQVGLALLDGDQASPAARAFLQIADRLRIEGGLAGLNARENGAA; from the coding sequence ATGACGCTGACCCAACTGGAAATTTTCGCCCTGGTTGCGGAGATGCAGGGCTTTACCGCCGCCGCCGCGCGGCTGGGGATTTCGCAGTCCGGCGTGTCTCACGCGGTGCGCGAGCTCGAGCGCGAGCTGGGCGTGGAATTGCTGCAACGGCGGCAGGGCCGGGTGGAGCTGACCGACATCGGGCGGCAACTGCTGCCGCGCGCCAGCGGCATGCTGGGCTTGGCCGAGGCGATGCGGCAGGAGGCGGCCGACGCGCGCGGCCTGCGCCGGGGCACCTTGCGCATCGGCTCGTTCGGGCCGACTTCGTCGATGCGGCTGTTGCCGGCCTTGTTGGCCCGCTATCGGCAGCAGTATCCGGGCATCGAGGTGCATATCGACGAGGGGCCGGACGAGCAGGTGCTGCAATGGCTGCTGGAGCGGCGGGTCGACATCGCTTTCGCCGTGTTGCCGGATCCCCGCTTCGTCTGCTGCCCGCTGGTCGAGGACCAGATGGTGGCGGTGTTGCCGGCGGGCCATCGCCTGGCGGATCGGCCGCGGGTGACCCTGGCCGAGCTGTGCGGCGAACCGTTCGCCCTCAGCGGCGCCGGCTCGGCCGAACTGGTCATGCGCCTGTTCCAGGCGGCCCGGCTGCAGCCGAACATACGCTATCGCTGCGGGCAGCTGCTCAGCACGCTGGATACGGTCGCGCGCGGGGACGCCGTCGCCATCGTCGCCGAACTGTCGCTGCCGTCGCGGCCGCATGCGGAGGGCTATGTCGGCAAGCCTTTGCAGCCGGCGGTGCGCCGGCAAGTGGGTTTGGCCTTGCTGGACGGGGATCAAGCGAGCCCGGCGGCGCGCGCCTTTCTGCAGATCGCGGACAGGCTGCGCATCGAGGGCGGGCTGGCGGGCCTGAACGCGCGGGAAAACGGGGCGGCCTGA
- a CDS encoding tetratricopeptide repeat protein, producing the protein MTQSDYAATDGASLIWPEINSHFLSLRGIPEHLQADTPIRATYRRLLVGFDAITSCELKDLYKFTLCLQQLAPEEADCPELRLLVAAFRAWVSFDYPRARLLFRQHLDIYPSDIVALFFTHMFDFCTGHTPELMPDLERCDRHIGEDHPLYSYYLSIKAFVTVEAGHPAQALKLGLESLRHRADNIYGIHAVAHALHEQECWKELCLFLEQCKAQWIDNAGMRMHVYWHLAIGYEKSQQTEQSVRTFHDMYALKDSRFAKQDLDAVAFLWRYRLNHPGDNRFDDVWQQLAFLWSGSIGASMSHFHRLHAALAFAASGQPVLIEKLIAESDGFGLDPQTHQTGVTVLKGIHHFAEGRYADSLGALQAAQPHWSVLGGSRAQRELLPLTLQACERRLAKHEAVHAAA; encoded by the coding sequence ATGACTCAATCCGATTATGCCGCCACCGACGGCGCCTCCCTGATCTGGCCCGAAATCAACAGCCACTTCCTGTCGCTGCGCGGCATACCGGAACACCTGCAAGCGGATACGCCCATCCGGGCGACATATCGCCGCCTGCTGGTCGGTTTCGACGCCATCACCTCCTGCGAACTGAAAGACCTGTACAAATTCACGCTCTGCCTGCAGCAACTGGCACCGGAGGAGGCCGACTGCCCCGAGCTGCGCCTGCTGGTGGCCGCCTTCCGCGCCTGGGTCAGCTTCGACTATCCCCGAGCGCGCCTGCTGTTCCGCCAGCATCTGGACATCTACCCCAGCGACATCGTGGCGCTGTTCTTCACCCACATGTTCGACTTCTGCACCGGCCACACGCCGGAACTGATGCCGGACCTGGAACGCTGCGACCGCCATATCGGCGAAGATCACCCCCTTTACTCCTATTACCTATCGATCAAGGCCTTCGTCACCGTCGAAGCCGGCCACCCGGCCCAGGCGCTGAAACTGGGCCTGGAGTCGTTGCGCCATCGCGCCGACAACATCTACGGCATCCACGCGGTCGCGCATGCGCTGCACGAGCAGGAATGCTGGAAGGAGCTGTGCCTCTTCCTCGAGCAATGCAAGGCGCAGTGGATAGACAATGCCGGCATGCGCATGCATGTCTACTGGCACCTGGCGATCGGTTACGAGAAAAGCCAGCAGACCGAGCAGTCGGTGCGAACCTTCCACGACATGTACGCGCTGAAGGACAGCCGCTTCGCCAAGCAGGATCTGGACGCGGTCGCCTTCCTGTGGCGCTACCGCCTCAACCATCCCGGCGACAACCGTTTCGACGACGTCTGGCAGCAACTGGCCTTCCTGTGGAGCGGCAGCATAGGCGCCTCGATGTCCCATTTCCACCGCCTGCACGCCGCGCTGGCCTTCGCCGCCAGCGGCCAGCCGGTGCTGATCGAAAAGCTGATCGCGGAAAGCGACGGCTTCGGCCTGGACCCGCAAACGCATCAGACCGGCGTCACCGTGCTGAAAGGCATCCATCACTTCGCCGAAGGCCGCTACGCGGACAGCCTCGGCGCCCTGCAGGCGGCGCAGCCTCACTGGAGCGTGCTGGGCGGCAGCCGGGCGCAGCGCGAGCTGCTGCCGCTGACCCTGCAGGCCTGCGAGCGGCGGCTGGCCAAGCATGAGGCAGTCCATGCAGCGGCCTGA
- a CDS encoding acyl-CoA dehydrogenase family protein, with amino-acid sequence MSWQTHEVNNQYEELQDYNPFETDAALKEAVIHAGAGWALPWLAEYGERLGRAETFELAAQANRFAPQLQAFDRRGRRIDRVDFHPSWHDLLALYRSQGLVSLPFDSERPGRWAAFLAGFYLHGQVEAGTLCPATMTQAAIPLLKREPALWAQLGDKLLSREHDARDLPAERKTAIWLGMGMTEKQGGSDVRSNTSTATPTGAGGRGGEYTLRGHKWFFSAPMSDAHLVVAQLRDGGPSCFYVPRWRPDGSRNAVAIQRLKDKVGNRSNASSEVEFHDAWGVLIGEPGRGIPTIIEMATYTRLSCVIGSAALIRQGLVQAIAYARRRVAFGKRLAEQPLMRGVLADLALESEAALCLAARLAEGFENDEPAWKRIVTPAAKFWVCKRAVEAVGETMEVFGGNGYVDDGPMARLFREAPVNSIWEGSGNVMCLDVMRALQREPEAWQRLQQELAALAGGDRRLSAALADLRSMASLSPPQLEGLGRRFAQQLALTVQGCLLRGRAPAAVADGFIASRLADGLWGRVAGALDARAAGADYLLERALPAA; translated from the coding sequence ATGAGCTGGCAAACGCATGAAGTGAACAATCAGTACGAGGAATTGCAGGACTACAATCCGTTCGAAACCGATGCGGCGTTGAAGGAGGCGGTGATCCACGCCGGCGCGGGCTGGGCGCTGCCCTGGCTGGCCGAGTACGGCGAGCGGCTGGGACGCGCGGAAACGTTCGAGCTGGCCGCGCAGGCCAACCGTTTCGCGCCGCAGCTGCAGGCTTTCGACCGTCGCGGCCGCCGCATCGACCGCGTCGATTTCCACCCCTCCTGGCACGATCTCCTGGCGTTGTACCGCTCGCAGGGGCTGGTGTCGCTGCCGTTCGACAGCGAGCGTCCCGGGCGCTGGGCGGCTTTTCTCGCCGGCTTCTACCTGCACGGCCAGGTGGAGGCGGGAACCTTGTGCCCGGCCACCATGACCCAGGCGGCGATTCCGTTGCTGAAGCGGGAGCCGGCGCTGTGGGCGCAACTGGGCGACAAGCTGCTCAGCCGCGAGCATGACGCGCGCGACCTGCCGGCGGAGCGCAAGACCGCGATCTGGCTGGGCATGGGCATGACCGAGAAGCAGGGCGGCTCGGATGTGCGCTCCAACACCTCCACCGCGACGCCGACCGGCGCAGGCGGCCGCGGCGGAGAATACACGCTGCGCGGCCACAAGTGGTTCTTCTCCGCGCCGATGAGCGACGCCCACCTGGTGGTGGCGCAGCTGCGCGACGGCGGGCCGTCCTGCTTCTACGTGCCGCGCTGGCGGCCGGACGGCAGCCGCAACGCGGTGGCGATACAACGCTTGAAGGACAAGGTGGGCAACCGCAGCAATGCCAGCAGCGAGGTGGAGTTCCATGATGCTTGGGGCGTGCTGATCGGCGAGCCCGGCCGCGGCATTCCCACCATCATCGAGATGGCCACCTACACCCGGCTCAGCTGCGTGATCGGCAGCGCGGCGCTGATCCGCCAGGGCCTGGTCCAGGCGATCGCCTACGCCCGCCGCCGCGTCGCCTTCGGCAAGCGCCTGGCCGAACAGCCGCTGATGCGCGGGGTGCTGGCCGATCTGGCGCTGGAGAGCGAGGCCGCGCTGTGCCTGGCGGCTCGGCTGGCCGAGGGATTCGAGAACGACGAGCCGGCATGGAAGCGCATCGTCACGCCGGCCGCCAAGTTCTGGGTGTGCAAGCGCGCGGTGGAGGCAGTCGGCGAGACCATGGAGGTATTCGGCGGCAATGGCTACGTCGATGACGGGCCGATGGCGCGGCTGTTCCGCGAAGCGCCGGTCAACTCCATCTGGGAAGGTTCGGGCAATGTGATGTGCCTGGACGTGATGCGGGCGCTGCAGCGGGAGCCAGAGGCCTGGCAGCGGCTGCAACAGGAGCTGGCGGCGCTCGCGGGCGGCGACCGGCGGCTGAGCGCCGCGCTGGCGGATTTGCGGTCGATGGCGTCGCTGTCGCCACCACAGCTGGAGGGCCTGGGCCGCCGCTTCGCCCAGCAACTGGCGCTGACCGTCCAAGGCTGCCTGCTGCGCGGGCGCGCGCCGGCGGCGGTGGCCGACGGCTTCATCGCCAGCAGGCTGGCCGATGGGCTGTGGGGAAGGGTGGCGGGCGCGCTGGACGCTAGGGCGGCCGGCGCGGACTACCTGCTGGAACGCGCGCTGCCGGCGGCGTGA
- a CDS encoding DMT family transporter — protein sequence MQRPERDASPRLYLQLVLVAVIWGGTFIAGRLLAGGLPPLLAACLRFSVASATLLGCLALTRTPLVRPAPGQMLRLALLALFGVFGYNLCFFYGLQHIGAARASLIVALNPAMIALASFLLLKEALPPFKLAGIALCLAGAGLVIISKNPDALAGAASASGDLLILGCVACWVAYSVGSRGLSQALGPLQTVTWSILLGTAMLWLAAWGHGGASLASIAKLDAAQWGGLLYLGALGSALAYIWYYDGIRRIGATRAGVFIALNPLSAVLLGAGLLGERLSLEMALGGALAIAGIVLGNKSSGPGWRALLPSRSA from the coding sequence ATGCAGCGGCCTGAACGCGACGCCTCTCCCCGGCTGTATTTGCAACTGGTGCTGGTTGCAGTGATCTGGGGCGGCACCTTCATCGCCGGACGCCTGCTGGCCGGCGGGCTGCCGCCGCTGCTCGCGGCCTGCCTGCGCTTTTCCGTCGCCAGCGCGACGCTGCTCGGCTGCCTGGCGCTGACGCGCACGCCGCTGGTCCGCCCGGCGCCCGGACAGATGCTCAGGCTGGCCCTGCTGGCCCTGTTCGGCGTGTTCGGCTACAACCTGTGCTTCTTCTACGGCCTGCAGCACATCGGCGCCGCCCGCGCCTCGCTGATCGTCGCCCTCAATCCCGCGATGATCGCGCTGGCCTCCTTCCTGCTGCTGAAGGAAGCGCTGCCCCCCTTCAAGCTGGCCGGCATCGCGCTGTGCCTGGCCGGGGCCGGACTGGTCATCATCAGCAAGAATCCCGACGCGCTGGCCGGCGCGGCGAGCGCCAGCGGCGACCTGCTGATACTCGGCTGCGTCGCCTGCTGGGTGGCATACAGCGTCGGCTCGCGCGGCTTGTCGCAAGCGTTGGGGCCGCTGCAGACCGTCACCTGGTCCATCCTGCTGGGCACCGCGATGCTGTGGCTGGCCGCCTGGGGGCACGGCGGCGCCAGCCTCGCGTCCATCGCCAAACTGGATGCCGCGCAGTGGGGCGGGCTGCTCTACCTCGGCGCGCTGGGTTCCGCGCTGGCCTATATCTGGTACTACGACGGCATCCGCCGCATCGGCGCCACCCGCGCCGGCGTGTTCATCGCCCTCAATCCGCTGAGCGCGGTGCTGCTGGGCGCGGGCTTGCTGGGCGAGCGCCTGTCGCTGGAGATGGCGCTCGGCGGCGCGCTGGCCATCGCCGGCATCGTGCTCGGCAACAAATCCTCCGGCCCCGGCTGGCGCGCCCTGCTGCCCTCCCGTTCCGCCTGA